In Mesorhizobium sp. 113-3-3, a genomic segment contains:
- a CDS encoding ribose-phosphate pyrophosphokinase — translation MKLFAGNSNRVLAEAVARYLNIPLGKASVRRFADQEIFVEIQENVRGEDVFILQSTSFPTNDHLMELLIMIDAFMRSSAKRITAVIPYFGYARQDRRASGRTPISAKLVANMITRAGVDRVLTLDLHAGQIQGFFDIPTDNLFSVPVMARDVKAKYKQLGNVVVVSPDIGGVVRARALAKRFDAQLAIVDKRRERPGESEVMNIIGAVAGKDCLLIDDIVDSGGTLCNAADALLANGATSVTAYITHGVLSGGAVARISGSKLQELVITDSIQPTQGVLDAPNIRVISIADLMGEAISRTATEESVSSLFD, via the coding sequence ATGAAACTCTTCGCGGGCAATTCCAACAGGGTGCTGGCCGAAGCGGTCGCCCGCTATCTCAACATCCCGCTGGGCAAGGCCAGCGTCAGGCGCTTCGCCGACCAGGAAATCTTCGTCGAAATCCAGGAAAACGTGCGCGGCGAGGATGTCTTCATCCTGCAGTCGACCTCGTTCCCGACCAACGATCATTTGATGGAACTGCTCATCATGATCGACGCTTTCATGCGCTCCTCGGCCAAGCGCATCACGGCGGTGATTCCCTATTTCGGCTATGCCAGGCAGGACCGCCGCGCCTCCGGCCGCACGCCGATCTCGGCCAAGCTGGTCGCCAATATGATCACCCGCGCCGGTGTCGACCGCGTTCTGACACTCGACCTGCATGCCGGCCAGATCCAGGGTTTCTTCGACATCCCGACCGACAATTTGTTCTCGGTGCCGGTGATGGCCCGCGACGTGAAGGCGAAATACAAGCAGCTCGGCAATGTCGTGGTGGTGTCGCCCGATATTGGCGGCGTGGTGCGGGCGCGTGCGCTGGCCAAGCGCTTCGACGCGCAGCTCGCCATCGTCGACAAGCGCCGCGAGCGTCCGGGCGAATCGGAAGTGATGAACATCATCGGCGCGGTCGCCGGCAAGGATTGCCTGCTGATCGACGACATCGTCGATTCGGGCGGCACGCTGTGCAATGCCGCCGACGCGCTCCTGGCCAATGGCGCCACCAGTGTCACCGCCTATATCACCCATGGCGTGCTGTCGGGCGGTGCCGTGGCCCGCATCAGCGGCTCGAAGCTGCAGGAACTGGTGATCACCGATTCCATCCAGCCGACGCAAGGCGTGCTCGACGCGCCGAACATCCGCGTCATCTCGATCGCCGACCTGATGGGCGAGGCCATCTCGCGCACGGCAACCGAGGAATCGGTGTCGAGCCTGTTCGACTAA
- a CDS encoding M24 family metallopeptidase → MALHFERSEFDARRDRLMIEMAEKKLDAILLFAQESMYWLTGYDTFGFCFFQCLVVKADGSMVLLTRSADLRQARHTSIIDNIVLWTDRNGANPAVDLRNLLNDLDLLGARIGVEYDTHGLTAFNGRRLDEQLQTFGQIADASGIVGRLRLFKSPAEIAKAEKAANLSDDALDAALPLIKQGGDEALILAAMQGAVFAGGGDYPANEFIIGSGVDALLCRHKAGRRKLTKNDQLTLEWAGVFHHYHAPMMRTVLTGKVSKRHQELFDAARAALLAVEKAMTPGNTFGDVFDAHARTMEAHGLTKHRLNACGYSVGARFTPSWMDMPMFYQGNPEPIAPHMTLFAHMIIMDSETETAMTLGRTYLTTESQPKPLSRHDLDLIVQ, encoded by the coding sequence ATGGCGCTGCATTTTGAACGATCGGAATTTGACGCGCGACGCGACCGGCTGATGATCGAGATGGCCGAGAAGAAACTCGACGCCATCCTGCTGTTCGCACAGGAAAGCATGTACTGGCTGACCGGCTACGACACGTTCGGCTTCTGTTTCTTCCAGTGCCTGGTGGTCAAGGCCGACGGCTCGATGGTGCTTCTGACCCGCTCGGCCGACCTGCGCCAGGCGCGCCACACCTCGATCATCGACAACATCGTGCTGTGGACCGACCGCAACGGCGCCAACCCGGCGGTCGACCTGCGCAATCTGCTCAACGACCTCGATCTGCTCGGCGCGCGCATTGGCGTCGAATATGACACCCATGGCCTGACCGCCTTTAATGGCCGCCGGCTGGACGAGCAGCTGCAGACCTTCGGCCAGATCGCCGATGCCTCCGGCATCGTCGGCCGGCTGCGCCTGTTCAAGAGCCCGGCCGAGATCGCGAAGGCCGAGAAGGCCGCCAACCTTTCCGACGACGCGCTGGACGCGGCGCTGCCGCTGATCAAGCAGGGCGGCGACGAGGCCCTGATCCTTGCCGCCATGCAAGGCGCGGTCTTTGCCGGCGGCGGCGACTATCCGGCCAACGAGTTCATCATCGGTTCGGGCGTCGACGCGCTGCTGTGCCGCCACAAGGCCGGCCGCCGCAAGCTCACCAAGAACGACCAACTGACGCTCGAATGGGCCGGCGTCTTCCATCACTACCACGCGCCGATGATGCGCACCGTGCTGACCGGCAAGGTGTCGAAGCGCCATCAGGAACTGTTCGACGCCGCGCGCGCCGCCCTTCTCGCGGTGGAAAAGGCGATGACGCCGGGCAACACGTTCGGCGACGTCTTCGACGCGCATGCCCGCACCATGGAGGCGCACGGCCTGACCAAGCACCGGCTGAATGCCTGCGGCTACTCCGTCGGCGCCCGCTTCACGCCGTCCTGGATGGACATGCCGATGTTCTACCAGGGCAATCCCGAGCCGATCGCGCCGCATATGACGCTGTTTGCCCACATGATCATCATGGATTCCGAGACCGAGACGGCAATGACGCTTGGCCGCACCTACCTGACCACCGAATCCCAGCCGAAGCCGCTTTCCCGCCATGATCTCGACTTGATCGTACAGTGA
- the pgeF gene encoding peptidoglycan editing factor PgeF: MLNQTKPDPIRSPLLDKAQAQGIRHGYFTRTGGVSTGIYQGLNIGTGSDDDKALVAENRARVAAWMGVPASHLLTAWQVHSPDVIVAREPFAGERPKADAIVTDRPGIAIGASTADCGPVLFADAGARVIGAAHAGWKGAFTGVLENTIAAMESLGARRENTVAVLGPSIGPDNYEVGPEFVARFVEADAENIGYFAPSATSGHAMFDLNRYTVDRLVRAGVTAEGLGRCTYAEEGLFYSYRRTTHRGEPDYGRQVSAIVLESE; the protein is encoded by the coding sequence ATGCTGAATCAGACCAAACCGGATCCCATTCGGTCGCCGCTGCTGGACAAGGCGCAGGCACAAGGCATCCGCCACGGCTATTTCACCCGCACGGGCGGCGTCTCGACGGGCATCTACCAGGGCCTCAACATCGGCACCGGGTCGGATGACGACAAGGCGCTGGTGGCCGAGAATCGCGCCCGTGTCGCCGCCTGGATGGGCGTGCCGGCAAGCCATCTGCTGACCGCTTGGCAGGTCCACTCCCCCGACGTCATTGTCGCCAGGGAACCCTTTGCCGGCGAACGGCCCAAGGCCGATGCCATCGTCACCGACCGCCCGGGCATCGCCATCGGCGCCTCGACCGCCGATTGCGGCCCGGTTCTGTTCGCCGATGCCGGGGCGCGCGTCATCGGCGCAGCGCATGCCGGCTGGAAAGGCGCTTTTACGGGCGTGCTGGAAAACACAATTGCCGCCATGGAAAGCCTGGGCGCCCGGCGCGAAAACACCGTCGCCGTGCTCGGCCCCTCGATCGGCCCCGACAATTACGAGGTCGGGCCGGAATTCGTCGCCCGTTTCGTCGAGGCCGACGCGGAAAACATCGGCTACTTCGCGCCCTCGGCCACATCAGGCCACGCCATGTTCGACCTCAACCGGTACACGGTCGACCGGCTCGTCAGGGCCGGCGTGACCGCTGAAGGCCTCGGCCGCTGCACCTATGCCGAGGAAGGTTTGTTTTACTCCTACCGGCGCACCACGCACCGTGGGGAACCCGATTACGGCCGGCAGGTTTCGGCCATCGTTTTGGAGAGTGAATAA
- a CDS encoding class I SAM-dependent methyltransferase: MTRLKTRIVDLIEALGPLPVNEYMAMCLFDPADGYYTTREPFGAAGDFVTAPEISQMFGELVAVWLYQAWAAIGRPVPVTIAEIGPGRGTLMKDMLRTLSRLVPDLANGAAFAMIETSPRLAETQKQTLGATPFAVRWHETIETLPDQPLLIVGNELFDAVPIRQFVRAGASWRERMVGLDDQNVLCFFAGAGSVDPTLLPVDAAEAPQGAIVEVAPARTALMAAIAERIARNSGAGLFLDYGHLRPGVGDTLQALRKHNHEDVLANPGEADLTSHVDFAALAAVARAHGLDVHLSTQGSFLLGMGILERAGRLGADAGQAARDKISGDVERLAGPQAMGELFKVLAVLPRGVPIRPFTTAD, translated from the coding sequence ATGACGCGGCTGAAGACCCGCATCGTCGACCTGATCGAGGCGCTCGGTCCCCTTCCCGTCAACGAATACATGGCCATGTGCCTGTTCGACCCCGCGGATGGCTACTACACGACACGCGAACCCTTCGGCGCCGCCGGCGACTTCGTCACCGCGCCGGAGATCAGCCAGATGTTCGGCGAACTCGTCGCCGTCTGGCTCTACCAGGCTTGGGCAGCGATCGGCCGGCCGGTGCCGGTCACCATCGCCGAGATCGGCCCCGGCCGCGGCACGCTGATGAAGGACATGCTGCGCACCCTGTCGCGGCTCGTTCCTGACCTGGCCAATGGCGCTGCATTCGCCATGATCGAGACCAGCCCGCGCCTGGCCGAGACCCAGAAACAGACGCTCGGCGCGACGCCCTTCGCGGTTCGCTGGCACGAGACCATCGAGACCTTGCCCGATCAGCCGTTGCTCATCGTCGGCAACGAATTGTTCGACGCCGTGCCGATTCGTCAGTTCGTCCGCGCCGGCGCCAGCTGGCGCGAGCGCATGGTCGGCCTCGACGACCAGAATGTCCTTTGTTTCTTCGCCGGCGCCGGCTCGGTCGACCCGACGCTGCTGCCCGTCGATGCGGCTGAAGCGCCGCAAGGCGCGATCGTCGAGGTGGCGCCGGCCCGCACCGCCCTGATGGCGGCCATTGCCGAGCGCATAGCTCGAAACAGTGGCGCCGGGCTGTTTCTCGACTATGGTCATCTCCGGCCGGGTGTCGGCGACACGCTGCAGGCCTTGCGCAAGCACAATCACGAAGATGTGCTGGCCAATCCCGGCGAGGCTGATCTCACCTCGCATGTCGATTTCGCTGCCCTGGCCGCGGTCGCGCGCGCGCATGGCCTCGACGTCCATCTGTCGACACAAGGCAGTTTCCTGCTCGGCATGGGCATTCTCGAGCGTGCCGGCCGGCTTGGCGCCGATGCCGGCCAGGCGGCCCGCGACAAGATATCAGGCGATGTCGAACGACTTGCCGGGCCGCAAGCCATGGGCGAGCTGTTCAAGGTGCTTGCCGTGCTGCCGCGCGGTGTGCCGATCCGGCCCTTCACCACGGCGGATTGA
- the lgt gene encoding prolipoprotein diacylglyceryl transferase — protein MNEYFLLPLASLPFPNINPILIQIGPLAVHWYGVGYIVGKLFAWWYAKRLAANPKLWPDGILPMKPEDLDDFIVWAAIGVVLGGRTGYVLFYDLARYIQHPLDIFAVWQGGMSFHGGLLGVILAMTLFSIKRGIRTWSLFDVVAAGVPVGLGLVRVANFINSELWGRPTDVPWAIEFPNGGPFTRHPSQLYEALLEGLVLFLVLRILTHSRLKLKTPRFVGGAFICGYGLSRIFVEFFREPDQQLGYLLGTNWLTMGMILSTPMVLAGIWAMATAKPVTQAQPQAT, from the coding sequence TTGAACGAATATTTCCTGCTGCCGCTGGCCTCGTTGCCCTTCCCCAACATCAACCCGATCCTCATCCAGATCGGGCCGCTGGCGGTGCACTGGTACGGCGTCGGCTATATCGTCGGCAAGCTGTTTGCCTGGTGGTATGCCAAGCGTCTCGCCGCCAATCCGAAACTGTGGCCCGACGGCATCCTGCCGATGAAGCCGGAGGACCTCGACGACTTCATCGTCTGGGCGGCGATCGGCGTGGTCCTTGGCGGGCGCACCGGCTACGTGCTGTTCTACGACCTGGCGCGCTACATCCAGCACCCGCTCGATATCTTCGCGGTCTGGCAAGGCGGCATGTCGTTCCATGGCGGCCTGCTCGGCGTCATCCTCGCCATGACGCTGTTTTCCATCAAGCGCGGCATCCGCACCTGGTCGCTGTTCGATGTCGTGGCCGCCGGCGTGCCGGTCGGGCTTGGCCTGGTGCGCGTCGCCAACTTCATCAATTCCGAGCTTTGGGGCCGGCCGACCGACGTGCCGTGGGCGATCGAATTCCCCAATGGCGGGCCATTTACCCGCCATCCGAGCCAGCTCTACGAAGCCCTGCTCGAGGGCCTGGTGCTGTTCCTGGTCCTGCGCATCCTCACCCATTCGCGCCTCAAGTTGAAGACGCCGCGCTTCGTCGGCGGCGCCTTCATCTGCGGCTATGGCCTGTCGCGCATCTTCGTCGAGTTCTTCCGTGAACCCGACCAGCAGCTCGGCTATCTCCTCGGCACCAACTGGCTGACCATGGGCATGATCCTGTCCACGCCGATGGTTCTGGCCGGCATCTGGGCGATGGCGACGGCAAAGCCGGTGACGCAAGCGCAGCCGCAGGCGACATGA
- a CDS encoding BrnA antitoxin family protein — MATPPRRPTNPFEAAEAAFKPVKKPAAPVREASTALNVRELVSIRIDRAVLDHFQEDGPGWQDRINDALRQWVAAKG; from the coding sequence ATGGCAACGCCCCCGCGCCGACCGACAAATCCGTTCGAAGCCGCCGAAGCGGCCTTCAAGCCGGTCAAGAAGCCGGCAGCGCCCGTTCGCGAAGCCTCGACCGCACTGAACGTGCGCGAGCTTGTCTCGATCCGGATCGACCGCGCCGTGCTCGATCATTTCCAGGAAGACGGCCCCGGCTGGCAGGACAGGATCAACGACGCATTGCGGCAGTGGGTGGCCGCCAAGGGCTGA
- a CDS encoding accessory factor UbiK family protein yields MSTGPNRILDEFAKLMTDAAGAAQGVRREVETAFKGQAERILNSMDVVQREEFEAAREMAAKARDENARLAARIEALEAKLAELAGDAAPAAAARPRAKK; encoded by the coding sequence ATGTCGACCGGACCGAACCGCATTCTCGATGAATTCGCCAAGCTGATGACCGACGCCGCCGGCGCCGCGCAGGGCGTGCGCCGCGAAGTCGAGACGGCCTTCAAGGGCCAGGCGGAGCGTATCCTCAATTCGATGGACGTGGTGCAGCGAGAGGAATTCGAGGCCGCGCGCGAGATGGCCGCCAAGGCCAGGGACGAGAATGCCAGGCTTGCCGCCCGCATCGAAGCGCTCGAGGCCAAGCTCGCAGAACTCGCCGGTGATGCCGCACCAGCGGCGGCGGCGAGGCCCCGCGCAAAAAAATAA
- a CDS encoding YbjN domain-containing protein, which produces MELLELEFSREIHPVDVIEQVAHNNDWSFERAGDDEISISVAGSWTDYHVSFSWMEDFEALHLACAFDIKVPETRALEVMRLLSLINEQMLFGHFDLWEQEGAIMFRQSLLLAGGVEPSSQQVEVLLSSALEACECYFQAFQFVVWSGTSAKDALAGVLFETYGNA; this is translated from the coding sequence ATGGAACTTCTCGAACTCGAATTCTCCCGCGAAATCCATCCGGTGGATGTTATCGAGCAGGTGGCCCACAACAATGACTGGTCCTTCGAACGGGCCGGCGACGATGAAATCTCGATCTCGGTCGCCGGCAGCTGGACCGACTATCACGTCTCCTTCTCCTGGATGGAGGATTTCGAGGCTCTGCATCTGGCCTGCGCCTTCGATATCAAGGTGCCGGAGACCCGCGCGCTGGAAGTGATGCGGCTGTTGTCGCTGATCAACGAGCAGATGCTGTTCGGTCATTTCGACCTATGGGAGCAGGAAGGCGCGATCATGTTCCGCCAGTCGCTGCTACTGGCCGGCGGGGTCGAGCCGTCGAGCCAGCAGGTCGAGGTGCTTTTGTCCTCGGCGCTTGAGGCCTGCGAGTGCTATTTCCAGGCTTTCCAGTTCGTCGTCTGGTCGGGAACCTCGGCCAAGGACGCGCTGGCCGGCGTGCTGTTCGAGACCTACGGCAACGCCTAG
- a CDS encoding tRNA-binding protein yields MSSSSERKPEISFADFDRVDIRAGTIVEVEPFPQARKPAFKLKIDFGPDIGIKKSSAQITKYYTPQTLVGRQVFAVVNFPPRQIGPFMSEVLTLGFPDEEGAVVLGAIERKVPDGGRLF; encoded by the coding sequence ATGAGTTCGAGCAGCGAGCGCAAGCCCGAGATCAGTTTTGCCGATTTCGATCGTGTCGACATCCGCGCCGGCACGATCGTCGAGGTCGAACCGTTTCCACAGGCACGCAAGCCTGCCTTCAAGCTGAAGATCGATTTCGGACCCGACATCGGCATCAAGAAGTCGTCGGCGCAGATCACCAAATATTATACGCCGCAGACGCTGGTCGGCCGGCAGGTGTTCGCCGTGGTCAATTTTCCGCCACGCCAGATCGGCCCGTTCATGTCGGAAGTGCTGACGCTGGGCTTTCCCGACGAGGAGGGCGCCGTCGTGCTCGGAGCGATAGAGCGCAAGGTGCCGGACGGCGGCAGACTGTTTTAG
- a CDS encoding glycosyltransferase family 4 protein, translated as MRILMVTDAWRPQVNGVVHTLERLTETLKSFDVAVDFLTPNIFRTLPLPTYPDIRLALTTPGHVARLIDGYKADHIHIVTEGPLGIMARRYCRNAGRPFTTSYHTRFPEYLSARLPVPESWAYRWLRDFHNSGQGTLVATQSLADDLSARGFNKLRPWTRGVDTDHFRPDKRKDLGFPGPVFLCVGRVAIEKNLSAFLDLDLPGSKVIVGEGPELAKLKARYPNAHFLGHRPNDELAEIYASADVFVFPSCTDTFGNVIIEALASGTPVAAYPVTGPIDIVGDGFGGAVSNDLREAALAALEVDRAQARERAMRYSWKACAEMFLDTVEEALGRTRKLAA; from the coding sequence ATGCGCATATTGATGGTCACCGACGCCTGGCGCCCGCAAGTCAACGGCGTCGTCCACACGCTGGAGCGGCTCACCGAAACGCTGAAATCCTTCGACGTCGCGGTGGATTTCCTGACGCCCAACATCTTTCGCACGCTCCCCCTGCCGACCTACCCCGACATCAGGCTGGCGCTGACCACGCCGGGCCATGTCGCGCGCCTGATCGACGGCTACAAGGCCGACCATATCCACATCGTCACCGAGGGGCCGCTCGGTATCATGGCGCGGCGCTATTGCCGCAATGCCGGCCGGCCGTTCACCACCAGCTATCACACGCGCTTCCCCGAATATCTCAGCGCCCGCCTGCCGGTGCCGGAAAGCTGGGCCTATCGCTGGCTGCGCGATTTCCACAATTCCGGCCAGGGCACGCTGGTCGCCACCCAGTCGCTCGCCGACGACCTTTCGGCGCGCGGCTTCAACAAGCTGAGGCCTTGGACGCGCGGCGTCGACACCGATCATTTCCGCCCGGACAAGAGGAAGGACCTTGGCTTCCCCGGCCCGGTCTTCCTTTGCGTCGGCCGCGTCGCCATCGAGAAGAACCTCTCCGCCTTCCTCGACCTCGATTTGCCCGGCAGCAAGGTGATCGTCGGCGAGGGACCGGAGCTGGCCAAGCTCAAGGCCCGTTATCCCAACGCGCATTTCCTCGGCCATCGTCCCAATGACGAACTGGCCGAGATCTACGCCTCGGCCGATGTCTTCGTCTTCCCCAGCTGCACCGACACCTTCGGCAACGTCATCATCGAGGCGCTGGCCAGCGGCACGCCGGTCGCCGCCTATCCGGTGACCGGGCCGATCGACATTGTCGGCGATGGTTTTGGCGGTGCGGTTTCGAATGATTTGCGCGAGGCCGCGCTCGCCGCCCTCGAGGTCGACCGCGCGCAGGCACGAGAACGCGCTATGCGCTACAGCTGGAAAGCCTGCGCGGAAATGTTCCTCGACACGGTCGAGGAAGCGCTCGGCAGGACGCGCAAGCTGGCGGCCTAA
- a CDS encoding ATP-binding protein, with the protein MATTELEGPGPDGLSARATRMLKAVPRIWNRFWRLVSLYMPKRLYARSLIIVIAPMILLQSVVAFVFMERHWATVTQRLSQATVRDIAAIIDLIETYPHDADYANIIRIAQDRMQLKVDLLPPDPLPPPGPKPFFSILDDVLSSEITRQINRPFWIDTVGNSNIVEVRIQLENKVLRVFVRRSQAYASNTHIFLIWMVGTSLVLLMIAIPFLRNQIRPILTLAEAAESFGKGRPMPRDFRPRGAEEVRRAGFAFIQMRERIERQIDQRTAMLTGVSHDLRTILTRFKLQLALAGGKTETKAALNQDIDDMQSMLEGYLAFARGEASEDPGRFDLEAYFQKLGDEAALRKCKLSTTLSGDPTVHVRPNAFARLLSNVIGNAFRYAKTVEVSANHGRGSLVVTVDDNGPGIPADRREDVFKPFVRLDEARNLDASGTGLGLSIARDIARSHGGDITLDDSPLGGLRAVIKVPA; encoded by the coding sequence ATGGCGACGACGGAACTGGAAGGGCCGGGACCTGACGGCTTGAGCGCACGCGCCACGCGAATGCTCAAGGCGGTGCCGCGCATCTGGAACCGGTTCTGGCGTCTCGTTTCACTTTACATGCCCAAGCGCCTTTATGCGCGCTCGCTGATCATCGTCATCGCGCCGATGATCCTGCTGCAATCGGTGGTCGCCTTCGTCTTCATGGAGCGCCATTGGGCAACGGTGACGCAACGCCTGTCGCAGGCCACCGTGCGCGACATCGCCGCCATCATCGACCTGATCGAGACCTACCCGCACGACGCCGACTACGCCAACATCATCCGCATCGCCCAGGACCGCATGCAGCTGAAGGTCGATCTCTTGCCGCCGGATCCCTTGCCGCCGCCCGGTCCAAAACCGTTCTTCTCGATCCTCGACGATGTTCTCTCGTCCGAGATCACCCGCCAGATCAACCGGCCGTTCTGGATCGACACGGTCGGCAATTCCAACATCGTCGAGGTGCGCATCCAGCTCGAGAACAAGGTGCTGCGAGTCTTCGTGAGGCGCAGCCAGGCCTATGCCTCCAACACCCACATCTTCCTGATCTGGATGGTCGGCACGTCGCTGGTGCTCCTGATGATCGCCATCCCCTTCCTGCGCAACCAGATCCGGCCGATCCTGACGCTTGCCGAGGCCGCAGAAAGCTTCGGCAAGGGCCGGCCGATGCCGCGCGATTTTCGCCCGCGCGGCGCCGAGGAGGTTCGCCGCGCCGGCTTTGCCTTCATCCAGATGCGCGAGCGCATCGAGCGCCAGATCGACCAGCGGACCGCCATGCTGACCGGCGTCAGCCATGATCTCCGAACCATCCTCACCCGCTTCAAGCTGCAGCTGGCGCTGGCCGGCGGCAAGACCGAGACCAAGGCGGCGCTCAACCAGGACATCGACGACATGCAGTCGATGCTGGAAGGCTATCTCGCCTTTGCCCGCGGCGAAGCCTCGGAGGACCCGGGACGTTTCGATCTCGAAGCCTATTTCCAGAAGCTCGGCGACGAAGCCGCCTTGCGCAAATGCAAGCTGTCGACGACGCTTTCCGGCGATCCGACGGTGCATGTCAGGCCGAACGCCTTCGCCCGGCTGCTGTCCAACGTCATCGGCAACGCCTTCCGCTATGCCAAAACGGTGGAGGTCAGCGCCAATCACGGCCGTGGCTCGCTAGTGGTCACCGTCGACGACAACGGTCCGGGCATTCCGGCCGACAGGCGCGAGGACGTGTTCAAGCCCTTCGTGCGGCTCGACGAAGCGCGCAACCTCGACGCCAGCGGCACCGGGCTCGGCCTGTCGATCGCCCGCGACATCGCCCGCAGCCATGGCGGCGACATCACCCTCGACGACAGCCCGCTCGGCGGCCTGCGCGCGGTGATCAAGGTTCCGGCCTAG
- a CDS encoding response regulator: protein MESTERVDQAAAPDDDAPHLLVVDDDTRIRNLLKQYLTENGFRVTVAGNAGEARRKLAGLDFDLLVLDVMMPGESGVDLTKSLRAEKNVPILMLTALSETDSRISGLEAGADDYLPKPFDPRELILRINNILRRGGPATTPKVEQLVFGPYTFQIARRELKRGGEALKLTDREQEILAIFAARAGETIPRHELVGDDSEVGERTIDVQINRLRRKIERDPSNPVWLQTVRGIGYRLSVE, encoded by the coding sequence ATGGAGAGCACTGAGAGGGTCGATCAGGCGGCCGCACCGGACGACGACGCGCCGCATCTGCTTGTGGTCGACGACGACACCCGCATCCGCAATCTTCTCAAGCAGTATCTGACTGAAAACGGCTTTCGCGTCACCGTCGCCGGCAATGCCGGCGAGGCCAGGCGCAAGCTCGCCGGCCTCGACTTCGACCTGCTGGTGCTCGATGTCATGATGCCCGGCGAAAGCGGCGTCGATCTCACCAAGTCGCTGCGCGCCGAAAAGAACGTGCCGATCCTGATGCTGACCGCACTGTCGGAAACCGACAGCCGCATCTCAGGACTCGAGGCCGGCGCCGACGACTACCTGCCGAAACCCTTCGACCCGCGCGAGCTGATCCTGCGCATCAACAACATCCTGCGCCGCGGCGGCCCGGCGACGACGCCAAAGGTCGAGCAGCTGGTCTTCGGCCCCTACACGTTCCAGATTGCCAGGCGCGAACTGAAGCGCGGCGGCGAGGCGCTGAAGCTGACCGACCGCGAGCAGGAGATCCTGGCGATCTTTGCCGCGCGGGCCGGCGAGACCATCCCGCGCCACGAACTGGTCGGCGACGATTCGGAGGTCGGCGAGCGCACCATCGACGTGCAGATCAACCGCCTGCGCCGCAAGATCGAGCGCGATCCGTCCAACCCGGTCTGGCTGCAGACCGTGCGCGGTATTGGGTATCGGCTCAGCGTGGAATAG
- a CDS encoding MarR family winged helix-turn-helix transcriptional regulator has translation MTDRSPAAGKPIRTAMSVEDGIDFAIIELFFFAYRDFTSDPDQILADYGFGRAHHRVLHFVNRRPGLTVAELLDVLKITKQSLARVLKQLIDTDHVVQLQGPRDRRQRELYPTAKGRALALALARPQSRRIRAALEDSGATERTLVERFLEAMVNPELRAQIDVGSAKMSGKSHGEH, from the coding sequence ATGACGGATCGAAGCCCAGCCGCCGGAAAACCGATCAGGACCGCGATGTCAGTCGAGGACGGCATAGACTTCGCCATCATCGAGCTGTTCTTCTTTGCCTATCGCGACTTCACCTCCGATCCCGATCAGATCCTGGCCGACTATGGCTTCGGCCGCGCCCACCACAGGGTGCTGCATTTCGTCAACCGCCGGCCGGGCCTGACGGTCGCCGAACTGCTCGACGTGCTGAAGATCACCAAGCAGAGCCTGGCGCGCGTGCTCAAGCAGCTGATCGACACCGACCATGTCGTGCAATTGCAAGGTCCGCGCGACCGCCGCCAGCGCGAACTCTATCCCACTGCCAAGGGCCGGGCGCTGGCGCTCGCCCTGGCGCGGCCACAGTCACGCCGCATCCGTGCTGCATTGGAAGATTCCGGCGCCACCGAACGGACCTTGGTGGAACGCTTCCTCGAAGCGATGGTCAATCCGGAACTGAGAGCTCAGATCGACGTTGGGTCCGCAAAAATGTCAGGAAAAAGCCATGGAGAGCACTGA